The region AGCTCAatgtggaattagagaaaaatatgaaaaattttctcacattccccaagaaagtcaaagctcaggtggaattagagaaaatatgaaatttttttccgtACTCCCAAGAAAGCTCAAAAGCTtcaggtggaattagagaaaatttgaaaattttctcgttaccccaagaaaaccaaagctcaaggtggaattagagaaaattttaatgaagatttctcgttaccccaagaaaatcaaggtggaattagagaaatttcataggattttAAAAGAGGAGTCCCgcaaaagaaaaattaccaaaaataccccctactcaaattcatccttcatttttttctcatttttttattctcactttttttaactcatcctttctttttctctttttcttctttttttctcacccttccatttttttatatttttttcttctctctcttttacttttcatctcttctctttttttactactccctttttatttttttatttttttttttactcactctttcatttttcatatttttttttctctttcttttccactcacccttccatttttccacattttttttaacaacagcCTCATCTTCTAGCCAGTTTTCCTCATTTCTTTTGCCAACTAAAATTTCAGTTGCTCTCGGATTTAAATGAACCCCTCGACATTTGATTCTTACGTACTAGTCTTCAAACTTTTAGAAGAGGCTATTAATACAAGACCAAGATCAGGCTTAACCAATgcttcattctttttttattctcttgcaAAGGCATAGAAACAGAAATCCCCAGTTCATATCTTTGGACTCCATGGGGCCATACAACCATTATCACCGATTGAAAAAATGGTTTCAGGCACAAACGTCGCGGGagagaggaaaagaaaggaaacacGAACGAGAGAGGAAAGAAATACGTGCTAATGCATGCACGTACATGTGATTCCCTTTAaatgcatgaaatatatatatatatattttaaagaaaaaaggtTCAGGCTAAGACATATGCGTTCAtgcatgaaaagaaattatatatattttgagagagagagaaagcatgaacgagagagaagagagaatactgcatgtgtttttttcctctttaaAAGCAtgaacataattatatatatatatatatatatttatttagagAGAGACagtgagagagagaaaagaaaaaaaaacaggcTATCAATGCATGCACATGCATGGTTGCCTTtctttaaatgcatgaaaaacattaaaaaaaattcatactaACATGGGCACAGGCATCCGGTTCTCTttacatgcaaaaataatttatttttttaaaaagaaacaaagttcACGATCACCTTCCAATCGTCTCCCTTTTTATCTCTGGGCCGTCTCTCACGTCCCTCTCCTTCCTCGTTTCTTTCctctatctttttcttctcttttctttttttccgcCTCCCCTTGTTCGctctcttcttccttttttcttcttcttttttttttcttttcgttttttcttttctcttctcttccccGAAAATCCTCAACAACCCGAACAATCTCCAACTGGGagagatttttttcaaaaatttgaatccaagattttttattcttatcttatttttttccccttttttttaattaattaatttatttatttttatttcaaaccctctctttttccttcttttttttctatatatattttttaaatatagtttattattattattttttattattttaataataaaatttttatggaattaggaattaaaaattccatataaacattgacaaataaaataattttaaaatcattttaacaatattaataaaaaaaggtcaAATGGAAAAACGCTCccaatatctctcaatatatgtatacatatatttcaTAATAGCGAGACTCATGCATATATTAAACATAACTTTTAACTTAGATCTAATAAACATAACTTTGTTCCGTCCTAATGCACCTATGCCAACGCTCATCCCTATATCTCTACGATGGCAAACCTAGTTAAActtaaagatataattaaattctaaataaaaacgtataacaaaaattatcttcCAATAAGTTCCCCACATGATCAAAGACGGTTCATTAGTCAATAGTCACCCTTTGAAATATGGGACCCTTGATGCATCCTTATAGGAAACATAGGACCCATTTCGGGGTTGGGTTGGGTCCACATGCCACGTTTGGGTGCAACCAACTTTAGCACATAGCTTAAACATCTTGATCAATTAATCACTTTCAATTTTGGTTGACTTGGAAACTATGTTTAAAGGTCTTAATTATTCTTTGCTTGTGTTTATAGGATGGCGCTTGGAAGGATGTAGGACCATGGGTTTCTTCttgacatttttattattagtatggaattataaatttttgaaCATCATCCAAGGGATTACCTTTTacttttacctttttttttattggcagGCAAATCACACGCTAAATCAAGTTTTGGGTGTGAATTGAGTAATAATTTAACTCGtgctataatatttttacaatactTTCATCAGTTGATTAGTTCAAAAGAATTATTTGTAAActttaataaagaaaatttactTTAACATAAGAAAgcaatatatgataaaaatttcACATTGTTTTCAACAAACGTGACAAGTGTTGTCAAAGACATACGCATGAACGAGAATTGAACGTCGTGTGTTTTCACTCAAGGACGAGATGTGCAAGTCGCAAGCCCGCACGATCACATCCATGTTTGGAGAACTATTATCACTATTATGTCTAACGAGATTTGAACTCAAGAactaatatatgatatttattataaaaacttgtgtatcatattttttttatacatatgttttttttttttacaatgtgaATAAGTCACACCATGCACACTCTTTAAATCctcaattatattttgaaaaactaaaatcaaaCCTTTGATATTCAACATGATATTATTAATCATACTATCACTTGCCTATGAAAACCCTGCTGTTATGTGAAGTTGATTCAACAATCACCTATAATACAATaaccttaattaattatacatattaaaaattaaaaaaattaaatccactTGCCTATGAAACCCTGCTGTTATGTGAAGTTGATTCAACAATCGCGCCTATAATACGATaaccttaattaattatacatattaaaaatttaaatccatTTTTGTCTACATATTTagctctaatttttatttatatatttacacaatgtTCAATACAGTGcttatatttttgatataagAACACCTATATTGCATCTTAAATAATAGTTcatgttataaacaaatatttttaatggatgcctactgtagcaattccACTGTAGCAGCcggaaagagagaaataaaagaagaaagaagaagaagaacttaattcttcagggtttttgggtttttggtaaatactctggctctctattcttattactatctttacatttataacatatatattcttaacagttcattatttatatgattttatttgctgaagttttttatttggactctatatatatatatatatatatatgtagatatatataagCTTCAATCATCTAAGCACGTCCATAGAATTGAAATCTACGAACATTGCTATTAACTGTTGGCTCATAATCCAACGGTTCATCACTATTGGATAAATAGTATTACTGTGCTTTTGAATAGTAGCACAGTGAAAAGTGAGATGTACAGTACTTTGATTTGAAACGTTCAATCAATTTGTGCATAGTAATTTAACAAATCTGGACCGTCCAATCCTCTTTCTAAACTAATCCATTGAACCTAACCCATAATTAGTACTAACTGTAGCACATTAATCGTTAACGTCCGCAAATGAtttatttcctatatatatatatatatattaagaattcacaatacatattttttataattgaaacaTCAAACATATATCAGAAGGGAGCTGAACCATCGATATTTTACATAGAAGTCAAATGCTTAAACTACTAAGTTATTACCACGATGACACCAATGTGATATTTAAatcaagtaaaataaataaaaaatagaaataaaactaaattgttttaaataaatcaaacaaaacaagtaacaagcaaaaataaaaccatattactttaaataaatatagatatatatatatatatataaatacaaccaaaatcgccttaaataaaaaagtatgCATTGAGAATCATAagattgaaaacataattttgGAATGTGAATACATTGAAAGTAAATAAGGAATTGTTATAAGTAATTCAAGCCATGAGCAAACTTACATGACTAGCGAACATCATTtctatatatgaatatatatacctTTCATTTCAGTCTATGTCTCAGACTATTAATTTAAATGGGTGTTTGTTGTTCACATCAATCCACGTCTTAgactattaattttaaatgggGTGCTTGTTATTCATATCAGTCCATGTCttaaactattaattttaaataatatatttgtcatCTACATTAATACACGTTTCAGACTACTAATTTTAAATAGggtgtaaaaaaaacaaacaaacaaacatatacaATGACAGGTAATAATAACCCCAAATGCAGCCATGGAAAAAAACCAATGGGCATGCATGTCCCACCGTGACACCACCGTCCATGATGAGCGTACATATATCACATCCTCACAAACCCTGCCCAAATCCTCAAACAATGAATTGTCACAGATCCATTTTTGTCCCATCCCAAGCACAAACACAAATCCGTTTTGTCGCATCCCAAACACAAATCTATCTTGTTTCATCCTAAACAACAACATTTGACCTTGAGATGTAACTCCCCTTATTGAATACCattgataatataattaaaataaaaaataaaaaatatcatatgaGTACAccgttttattatttaaaaaataaaggactTTCTATGTGTGAAAAtaactacataagttttttttttgggtggaaGAAGAATGCCCTGATAGAGAGAaggaaataattaatattatataaaaatgggATATAGTATATAAAACCAAAGAGTGAAATGTTAATGGGTTTTGACTCCCATGCAAAACAAACGAGTTATATGAATACACGGACGTGGACCTCTCGAAGAGTGGAATGGTCAACGTTTCATGTGTTTTCTTCTGGTTGGACTGTATTAATAACACACTGGCACCATCCATCTTCTTGTTGTAAAACATGCATGCATCTCTTCTTCATTCCCATTTATCTCCTTGTCAAGCTCTTTCTTCTTTCATGGTGGTCGTCCTTCATTATAACTACAcatttctctttcttattaGTTCTCTATGTATATATCACCTTCCTATACAGAACTACTCATTAATTGGTttctttatcattattaaaatatatatgttcataATGGAAGACCCAAAAAGGAAAAACTCATATTGCATGGACTTACTATTTGGTGCAACTCCTGTTCAATTTTGAAGattatatatttagttttacATTTGTAATAAGATTAGCAAATTATAAGTCAATATGGTGTGAAACATGAGACTAGAAATCTAGCTGTGATATCAAGTGTTGAAAGTGAAGAAAAGATTTTAAGACATCTGCTCTAAAGTCACagcttttgttttgatttcatgATCAAGACTTTGATTTATATGATACGTATAGATAAAACTTTCAAAGATgataatttgtttcttttggaaaGTGTTGTATATCATGATTCATGATCACATGAAACAGAAGATCTACAGCTAAATTTACAGATTGAATTCCTTTATGTGTAATGATGGTGTGATttacaaaaccaaacaaattacacaaaaaaacaaaaagaaagataataaaaataaaagaatgttAATTATATTCCTAAAGATTGCACTAAAGAACCAACATATGTTGCAGCTTGATGCCAAGGCCATACATGATTAATTACAAACTCTTGAGAAGagaagatctccatcaacttgcGGAAAAGATTGAATGTTTCTCCATCTTCGTTCATTTGCTCCATATTCGGGCACTTCAACAAACCAATGTAAGCATCCAGATCATGAACACAGGTAGGGTTTTTCATCTTGAAGAAATCAAGAGCAAGCTCAACTCCAACATGTGCATAACATGAGCAACTCCATGGAAGCTCAAACTTTCCCCCAAGAACTCTTGAATTTTCATTGAGGAAAACTCCGGGGAGCTTCGTCACTGGATCGTTTACATTCACCACTCTCAAAACTTTAACTCCGAGCTCTTCGCACCTCTTCTTGAATTCAGAATTGCCGACTCTCGGCCCCCCAAAAGAGTACACTGTGATTTGTATTTCATTAGTGCCATCTCTATTTAGCCCAAGTTCAGCAAGATCATAGCCGAGCAAAGTTGCTAAAGAACTCCCCAAGCTATGTCCGGCTAAAGTTATACTCATTTCTTCGCCTTTATACTTGTTAATCATTCTTGAAATCTCCGACAATAATTGTTGTCTGCAACTCCCTTGGCTGAACTTACATGTGCTATCATCAGAAGTATAAAGATTGAGAAAACCAGACTCAACCTTAACTTCCACCCGGGCATCAGTAGGGTCTAACCTCGCCGGAGTGAGTGAGCTCATGAAATTGGCAATCCACTCAGACTGAGTCACCGTTCCCCGGAAAGAAACAAGTATATCTCTTCTCCCCAGTCTCTTTGTTTCCTCATCATTAGAAACCGCGACATAACCAATCCACCGGCCACAGCATGCTGTGCTTTGCATAGGAATGCTGATGTCCGGGGTGGCGTAAATATATTTCACAACATCATAGCCAGGTTTCTCCATCCCAACCTCGGCAAACATGTTTTTTCTCCCATACTTGCAATTCAAGTATCGTTTCGAGCTCGGTTCAAGATTGAAAGCCTTGTAACAAGCGCTAACGAACTCACCGTACCTCACTATCTCATCTCTGAGTAAAGGATTCAATGGCTCCATTAGATCTTCCCAATCATCAGCTCCTTGAATCTCCTTCCAAACACTCGCAAGCACCGGTTTGATCCCCggcttctttgtttctctcaGTGACGTCACAGCCACCGGAGCCACAGTTTTAGTCATTGGTTGTGACACTAAGACATTAGTAACCTTTGTCGAAATTCTTCGAATACTACTACTTCTCTCCTTCTCAGACAAGTTTAGTTTTGATGTGCATAGAGAAGAAGCAGCCATGTGTGTCTGTCTATGGTGGAAATTAAGATTAAATTGCTTGATCCTTGAAGAGGAACAAAGCAGAAGAAGAGGGAGctaggaggagaagaagaagaagagcaagtgAGAAGCTTGAAAATCCAAGGAGTGAATGAGAGGAGTTGGGTATATATAGACCACACGGTTTCCTTTAGTTTGGAGAGAAGCATGTTTGGCGAGGTGGTTTGACTGCTCTAAACATATGTTATTTAGTGGTCGGTTGGGGCCCCAAAGAGGGTATTTTTATTAGACCTTTTGTGCTTTTGCGGCTCAACTTTAGAGAGAGAAATATATAGtataaatttatgttatttaaatatataaaattataaatatgaatttagagATAGAAAGAGAAAGAATGGGGATGTGATTATTTTCAATAGTTTCATGGTTGAAGTATACGGTTCCGATGAAAAGGTTGACTATTGACAAATAATGAACAACGAGTATAAAAAGTTGAAGgggtttgaaaatattttattagttttttatttgggGATGAAGAGggacttttaattatttaattttatttatttatttatttatttaaattgggAAATGGCAGGTATGACTATGGAACTTCAACGCGGAGAGATGGGAGGATCTTGGCCGTTGATTTTGTGTGGGCGATGTGATGGGTTTAGTGTGGACCGTGGATGTGGATAacgtgattttgtttttttaactacTCGTGCTCCTTTCAGTCCGAccggtttgttttttttttctttctctgagCCGTGAGTTTCATGTTCATTCACccactcattatttttttttactttatatatatatatatatatagtgaaaaatcataaatcatcagTGTAAcatgtttgataatttttataattagctTAAGATATATGGTTaataaatttacttattttttttactatggtgatggtaatttttaaaaaaatccaattaaGTGCAATTTAGgggttttaaaagaaaatttacaaaGAAGAACCttgtgatttgaaaaaaaaccatatgtttttattttttacaattgtAGGAtatgtgttttatttaattaactaaaaaatattaatggtgTTAATCTTGCCTATGTGGTAAGGGGAAATTTTgccaatttatttaaaattcaatttggtataaaaaaaaaaaatctctttggttgcaaaaaaaacatatcttAATTTggttgccaaaaaaaaaaaaatctctttggttgcaaaaaaaaacatatcttaATTTggttgccaaaaaaaaaaaaatctctttggTTGCATATCTAATCAACAACTTAATGATCGGAAGAATAAATCCAAAGTATATTAAATGGGGTTTTAGGTGGTGTTTTAAGTGAATTGGTGGACTTTCCTGTATGAATTAACACTTTAACAGTTTTTTTTACTGAATAAATTATAggaaaaatgaattataactTCTTGAAAGTTAAAAACATCTTACACATACCATCTGATATTTGAATTTACCAGAcagtctctctttttttttacagtttaattttcaattaacgCAACTTACTCCATCAGTTTATTCTATCTTACAACATGTATTTTTGACTTAAAATATATAGTCTCTTATTAACATTACGTGTTTTTGTTTAACCatataagttttcacttaatatataatattacattTATGTTTAGAATTTGACCTTttcgcttaaaattatgggtttccgcttaaattttaatgtttccgcttaaaaacTGAGAGCCAACTTTGTTAACAACAACCACCTTTATGGTagaatgtttaaaaaataacctATCAGAAAAAGAAATGACCATTTGGGAATATTCAAAGTCACGGGTTTTTTTTATGAGTACCTTAACTTTAGAGAGAGACTAATTGTTCATTATCAGTAAAATATATATccttaaatgaaaaataaaaacgctagtgttttttttttttttgcaattttatgaaatgataagtttttttaattaattattcttttatatgtctatatacatgtataatttAGACATGATTTGCTAatgatttagtttttattttaattatattaaattgatTGAGTAATATGTCATTTAAATGGATAGTTTTAACCAATTTTCCAATAGAAAGATGGCAGCTCCCTTCCAAGGTGAAGTGATAATCCCATTGGCACAGTTCTGTGGTAATTACTAAGATGTGCATCATTTCTAACCGTTTAATCATCtcaatttagtaatttttaaagtAAATGATAGCAACATTTTCACCTAATGATTAATTTATCTctatattaaatacaaaaatttatgaaaCCACGACTGTGGATGAGCCATGTTTCAATTCTGTGTCTATGGGATGGGATTCCGTATTTTGAGAAATCAACCCTCTCAAACGCTTGAGATGAATGGCATGCATGCccatttcattaaaattaaattaataataataataataatagatttatggtaatatatattatttatccatttttttcttaaaacaattATCAGGCATCCTAAGCTTATGTTGTATTTGCCTATTAAAGTAAACTAGTCACAAAGATGTTAATAGAGTGGGGGTTCACTAGAATGTATTTCGTGGTCCCGACCCCGTTCTTGAGCTTGGTTACCGAAAAAAATTTCTCCTGTCCTAAGATTCCCCATCCCCGACTTTATTCATCATATATTTAATCtctattataatataattaaaataaatatattatttttaataatatatattttatatggagtataataatttttaactttcaaaaatagataaataaagatTTCATAGAATTCACTATCTAGCCCCATAACTTATTAGCACAATCCCtaactcaaattttattttcatcaacaaatctctgatttaaaaattaaaataaattatttaaaaaattaaaaaaataaaatatacataatataaatctatatctataaaataatgttattacatataatatatataaatatataatattaaaattatatattttggagATAGGTATAGCAGGGAGAGGATTTCCTTTTTCGTCCCTTCCACGATCGAGATTCTCCGACTCCATTCCCCAAATTTTAGCCCCTAGCCAACCTCCTCACGACAGAGACATCTAATTTCTTTAAGGCAAAAATATATAGTTCAAGATAAATTGACAACCTTAATTAATtagaattgaattttttttctaaaatatatagaaggattgtttacttttgatgaattttttgctaatatataattatataaataagagaatatttttgtaaatacaaTCCATTAAAGAATCATTTCTATGCAACAACTAAGGTTTGCTggtaaaataatacataaaatatatactATAACAAATAGAGGGGCGGTATGTTTTGGTAAATAAATTATCTACAAACGCCCCCTACTCAACAGTTGAATATGAATTTAATggttaacattatttattttgtaaacagTGTTATGAACACTATTATGTGGGATGATCAATACTATTGTAAAACACAATTATGTGGGTTGATCAATACTTTTGTAAATagtagtataataaaaaaattagaataaatagtatttttatttgaatcatcCGATTTTCATTGCagtcataataaaataaatcccaTCTATTCACTTTTATTTATACACTCTTTCTATTTAGATTGGTCATCAATAGACTCACATTGAAAGCCTACAAATTACGAATGGCCTAACAAATATGAATGcaagattatatttttaaattaaaattttgggaAACAAGATTGAATCGTAAAAAAATGAGCAATGGTAAATTTTTCGTCCAAATATCTCTCTCCAGTCACTTTCAtctgttttatataaattataaatatgaatacagatatatattttgttaagtctgatgacgtggattggtattatatgacaagccaaaatcgtgacatggcaagaggatgatgacatggcatgtggtgactcatcaaaagaaaagatgactaggatgatgatgtggcaaaggatgTTGTCATGACATTTAGTGAAGATCACGGTAGAGATTTAATGAAGATCAAGGTAGagatttgattaagatctagattgaagattttatttaatagatatttctctcaatacaatcatgtgatgataaactatttttggaaagtgcatcaagactataggatcttttctagaaatgcaagttttattttagatgtaattatctatccttggtaagatccgggatgataattcatatctttgatagagctcttttttagaaaaatctatttgaagagagaagaatattctattattggcaagagttcaagatcatgaagattatgTGAAgttattagaagacacaagttaaacttggtatgaaagctatttgaagacacaaagatttagtttggtgtgaagctatttgaagacacaaactaaataaggtaaagacataccaaggagatcatcaagaccatatttagcattactatattgaaggaagatccaagagctatctatgggcggaactattcatggtgactagtcatatgaggagattgattgaagattgcataagatatgattagagatttggagatccaagcatggatgattaaagatcatgcttaaagatattgaaggctaaacttggatgaagacaagatcaagtttagtaacaatatttccataagtcaaacgaagatcatttggaagaccaaacttgggccaagtttggaaaggaagatcgggagatcttcggtggctatcttcgGTAGGATGGtcacgtgtgccttggtgggcacgtccctcgggagagggagaccttctgaagtgactagaggaagga is a window of Dioscorea cayenensis subsp. rotundata cultivar TDr96_F1 chromosome 5, TDr96_F1_v2_PseudoChromosome.rev07_lg8_w22 25.fasta, whole genome shotgun sequence DNA encoding:
- the LOC120261826 gene encoding phospholipase A1-Ialpha2, chloroplastic-like, which codes for MAASSLCTSKLNLSEKERSSSIRRISTKVTNVLVSQPMTKTVAPVAVTSLRETKKPGIKPVLASVWKEIQGADDWEDLMEPLNPLLRDEIVRYGEFVSACYKAFNLEPSSKRYLNCKYGRKNMFAEVGMEKPGYDVVKYIYATPDISIPMQSTACCGRWIGYVAVSNDEETKRLGRRDILVSFRGTVTQSEWIANFMSSLTPARLDPTDARVEVKVESGFLNLYTSDDSTCKFSQGSCRQQLLSEISRMINKYKGEEMSITLAGHSLGSSLATLLGYDLAELGLNRDGTNEIQITVYSFGGPRVGNSEFKKRCEELGVKVLRVVNVNDPVTKLPGVFLNENSRVLGGKFELPWSCSCYAHVGVELALDFFKMKNPTCVHDLDAYIGLLKCPNMEQMNEDGETFNLFRKLMEIFSSQEFVINHVWPWHQAATYVGSLVQSLGI